From the Campylobacter volucris genome, the window ATGCTACAAGTGATAATTTTATCAATGATTTTACTTCACATTTAAATAATAAAACTATGAATAAATTCCATGAAAAATATAAAAGTTGTGATGTATTGCTTATAGATGATGTGCAATTTTTAGGCAAAACTGACAAAATTCAAGAAGAATTTTTTTTCACATTTAATGAAATAAAAGAAAAATTTGGTCAAATTATAATGACAAGTGATAATCCCCCAAATATGCTAAAAGGCATTACAGAGCGTTTAAAAAGTCGTTTTGCAAATGGAATTATTGCAGATATTACTCCGCCTGAACTTGATACAAAAATAGCAATTATCAAGAAAAAATGTGAATTTAATGCTATTGATCTTGACTCACAAGTAATTAGTTATATCGCTACTTCTATGGGAGATAATATCAGAGAAATTGAAGGAATGATTACAAATTTAAATGCTCAAGCAAGACTTTTTAATCAAAAAATCACACTAGAAATAGTAAAAAGTTTTATGAAAGATCATATCAAAGAAACAAAAGAAAACATTAGCATTGAAGATATACTAAGTGAAGTTTCAAAAAGCTATAATCTAAAACCAAATGATATAAAATCAAACAAAAAAACACAAAATATCGTCATAGCAAGAAGAGTAGTAATATTTTTAGCAAGGGAATTAACAACGATGTCTATGCCTCAACTTGCAAGATTTTTTAATATGAAAGATCATACAGCTATATCACATAATATTAAAAAAATTCAAGAACTCATTAAAGAAAATGAAAATTTAAAAATCATCATCGATGAACTAAGAAACAAAATTTTAACAAAAATAAAAAGTGCTATGTGAATAAATGTGAAAAATATTATTTTTTATTCTACAAACAAAAAAGCTATAGAAAAAAGTCTCAAAATACTTTTTCACATTTTCACATTACTTATTATTATGATAAAATAAATTTTAAAAACTACAAGGAAGAAAAATGAAAATAAGCATTAACAAAAACACCCTTGAATCAGCCATAGTTTTAACAAATTCTTATGTTGATAAAAAAGATTCTAGTAATATAGCTTCACACCTTCTTTTTGAAGTAATAGAAGATAAATTAATCATAAGAGCAAGTGATTATGAAATAGGAATAAACTATAAAATCAAAAAAATAAAAGTTGAAAATGCGGGTTTTGCAACAGCTAATGCAAAAAGTATATTAGATATTATCAAAAGTTTAAATAATGAAGATGTAGTTTTAGAAACTATAGAAAACTTCCTTTTTATTAGACAAAAAGGAACAAAATATAAACTTCCTATGTTTAATTATGAAGATTTTCCAAATTTTCCAAGTATAGAAGGTAAAGATAAATTTGATATTGACTCAAGTGATTTAAGTAGATCTTTGAAAAAAATCTTACCAGCAGTAGATACAAATAATCCAAAATACTCTTTAAATGGTGCCTTACTTGATATAAAAACAACCCATATAAATTTTGTAGGAACAGACACAAAACGCTTAGCAATTTTTACTTTAAATAAAACAAATGAAAGAGAATTAAATCTTTGTATCCCTAAAAAAGCTATACTTGAAATGCAAAAAATCTTCTTTGAAAAAATTGAAATTTACTATGATGAAAATATATTGATTGCTAAAAATGATAATTTTGAATTCTTCACAAAACTTATCAATGATAAATTTCCTGATTATGAAAGAGTCATACCAAAAAATATCACAAAAGAATTTATCTTTAAAACTGAAGATTTTTCAGATGCACTAAAAAAAATCAATGTCATTACTGAAAAAATGAAATTAAATTTTCATAAAAATAAATTGGTATTTGAAGGTATTAGTTTAGATAATATGGAAGCAAAAACTGAACTTGACATAGAACTTGACATAGAAGAAGAATTTAATCTTTGTATAAAAAATAAATTCATCACAGACTTTTTAAATTCTATAGAAAGTGAAACTTTCAAACTAAGTATAAATGAACCTCACATGGCTTTTTTAGTTTCAAGTGAAGAATTACAAACTGTGATAATGCCAGTAATTTTATAAGGAAAATAAATGCAAGAAAATCAAAATTATGGTGCTGGAAATATAAAAGTATTAAAAGGCTTAGAAGCTGTTAGAAAACGCCCTGGTATGTATATAGGTGATACAAACATAGGCGGACTTCATCATATGATTTATGAAGTAGTAGATAATTCTATAGATGAAGCTATGGCTGGATATTGCGATACTATAGATGTAGAAATTACCACTGAAGGTTCTTGTATAGTTAGTGATAATGGTCGTGGAATTCCTGTTGGTATGCATCCTACTGAAAATATGCCTACTTTAACTGTTGTTTTAACTGTTTTACATGCAGGCGGTAAATTTGATAAAGATACTTATAAAGTTTCTGGAGGACTTCACGGAGTAGGTGTAAGTGTTGTAAATGCTTTGTCTAAAAAACTTATAGCTACAGTTCATAGAGATGGTGAAATTTATAGACAAGAATTTTCAGAAGGAAAAGTAATAAGTAATTTTGAAACTATAGGAACTAGTAAAAAAACAGGAACTATAATAGAATTTTGGCCAGATGATAAAATTTTTGAAATAACTAATTTTGATTACGAAATTTTAGCAAAAAGATTTAGAGAACTTGCATATTTAAATCCAAAAATAACTATAAATTTTAAAGATAATCGCATAGGTAAAAGTGAAAGTTTTCATTATGAAGGTGGTATAAGCCAATTTGTAATGGATATGAATAAAAAACAAGCTTTAACTAAAGCTATATTTTTTAATGTAGATGAAGAAGATGTAAATGTGGAAGTAGCTTTGCTTTATAATGATAGTTATAGTGAAAATTTACTTTCTTTTGTAAATAATATTAAAACCCCAGATGGTGGAACTCATGAAGCTGGTTTTAGAATGGGACTTACAAGAGTTATAAGTAATTATATAGAAGCAAATGCTAGTGCTAGAGAAAAAGATTCTAAAATAACAGGTGATGATGTAAGAGAAGGTTTAATAGCGGTTGTAAGTGTAAAAGTTCCTGAACCTCAATTTGAAGGACAAACTAAAGGTAAATTAGGTTCTTCTTATGTTCGTCCTATAGTTTCTAAAGCTACATTTGAATATTTAACAAAATATTTTGAAGAAAATCCTATAGAAGCAAAAGCTATTATGAATAAAGCTTTAATGGCTGCTCGTGGTAGAGAAGCTGCTAAAAAAGCAAGAGAATTAACAAGAAAAAAAGAAAGTTCAAGCGTAGGAACTTTACCTGGAAAATTAGCTGATTGTCAAAGTAAAGATCCAAGTGAAAGTGAAATTTATTTAGTTGAGGGAGATAGTGCTGGAGGTTCAGCAAAACAAGGTAGAGAAAGAACTTTTCAAGCTATTTTACCTTTAAGAGGAAAAATACTTAATGTTGAAAAAGCAAGACTTGATAAAATTTTAAAATCTGAACAAATTCAAAATATGATTACAGCTTTTGGTTGTGGAATAGGAGATGAATTTGATATAGAAAAATTAAGATATCATAAAATTATCATTATGACAGATGCTGATGTAGATGGATCTCATATACAAACTTTGCTTTTAACATTTTTCTTTCGTTTTATGAATGATTTAGTTAAAAATGGCCATATTTATTTAGCTCAACCGCCTTTATATCGCTATAAAAAAGGACAAAAAAAAGAAATTTATTTAAAAGATGAAAAAGCTTTAAATGATTATTTAATAGAAACTGGTATAGAAACTTTACCTTATGAAGGTATAGGTTTAAATGATTTAAAAGATTTTTTAAAAATAGTCGCAGCTTATAAAAATGTTTTGAAAGAATTAGAAAAAAGATTTAATGTTATTTCAGTGATTAGATATTTGATAGAAAACCCTGATTTTATAAAATTAGATAATCAAAAATTATTTGATATTATCAAAGAATTTTTAGAAAAACAAAATCACAATATCTTAAATTCATATAT encodes:
- the gyrB gene encoding DNA topoisomerase (ATP-hydrolyzing) subunit B; protein product: MQENQNYGAGNIKVLKGLEAVRKRPGMYIGDTNIGGLHHMIYEVVDNSIDEAMAGYCDTIDVEITTEGSCIVSDNGRGIPVGMHPTENMPTLTVVLTVLHAGGKFDKDTYKVSGGLHGVGVSVVNALSKKLIATVHRDGEIYRQEFSEGKVISNFETIGTSKKTGTIIEFWPDDKIFEITNFDYEILAKRFRELAYLNPKITINFKDNRIGKSESFHYEGGISQFVMDMNKKQALTKAIFFNVDEEDVNVEVALLYNDSYSENLLSFVNNIKTPDGGTHEAGFRMGLTRVISNYIEANASAREKDSKITGDDVREGLIAVVSVKVPEPQFEGQTKGKLGSSYVRPIVSKATFEYLTKYFEENPIEAKAIMNKALMAARGREAAKKARELTRKKESSSVGTLPGKLADCQSKDPSESEIYLVEGDSAGGSAKQGRERTFQAILPLRGKILNVEKARLDKILKSEQIQNMITAFGCGIGDEFDIEKLRYHKIIIMTDADVDGSHIQTLLLTFFFRFMNDLVKNGHIYLAQPPLYRYKKGQKKEIYLKDEKALNDYLIETGIETLPYEGIGLNDLKDFLKIVAAYKNVLKELEKRFNVISVIRYLIENPDFIKLDNQKLFDIIKEFLEKQNHNILNSYINENEIRLYVQTENGLEELIINDDLFSHPLYEEANYIYQKIKDRDLKFDKDVLEILDDVEKNAKKGAYIQRYKGLGEMNPDQLWETTMDPNNRRLLKITIEDAQSANDTFNLFMGDDVEPRREYIQTHAKDVKHLDV
- the dnaN gene encoding DNA polymerase III subunit beta, with the protein product MKISINKNTLESAIVLTNSYVDKKDSSNIASHLLFEVIEDKLIIRASDYEIGINYKIKKIKVENAGFATANAKSILDIIKSLNNEDVVLETIENFLFIRQKGTKYKLPMFNYEDFPNFPSIEGKDKFDIDSSDLSRSLKKILPAVDTNNPKYSLNGALLDIKTTHINFVGTDTKRLAIFTLNKTNERELNLCIPKKAILEMQKIFFEKIEIYYDENILIAKNDNFEFFTKLINDKFPDYERVIPKNITKEFIFKTEDFSDALKKINVITEKMKLNFHKNKLVFEGISLDNMEAKTELDIELDIEEEFNLCIKNKFITDFLNSIESETFKLSINEPHMAFLVSSEELQTVIMPVIL
- the dnaA gene encoding chromosomal replication initiator protein DnaA codes for the protein MDIKEFLQEFKTEITDNEYQAYITHLQFSEKLSKNNNLVFIAPNHFLAKFIQTKYAQKLAYFYEVKTGINPQITISTNETKSSNKNNSKIDISQIKAQSTILNPSFTFESFVVGDSNQYAYATCKAITSKNKLGKLYNPIFIYGPTGLGKTHLLQAVGNACLDNGYKVIYATSDNFINDFTSHLNNKTMNKFHEKYKSCDVLLIDDVQFLGKTDKIQEEFFFTFNEIKEKFGQIIMTSDNPPNMLKGITERLKSRFANGIIADITPPELDTKIAIIKKKCEFNAIDLDSQVISYIATSMGDNIREIEGMITNLNAQARLFNQKITLEIVKSFMKDHIKETKENISIEDILSEVSKSYNLKPNDIKSNKKTQNIVIARRVVIFLARELTTMSMPQLARFFNMKDHTAISHNIKKIQELIKENENLKIIIDELRNKILTKIKSAM